A window of Aquitalea denitrificans contains these coding sequences:
- a CDS encoding serine O-acetyltransferase has protein sequence MGVRNGWIDHFFNDRWRYVRLLRQSEYNHNIGCFFLIRIFVEIRRRRLGRLLGYSIPLNAFGPGLALPHRGDIVVNSYARIGPNCRIHIGTNIGTQIGTLDDVPVIGRNCYIGPGAKLYGKIVIGDNVIIGANAVVNKSFPEGNCTIAGIPARVISEKSTVGLFSCGYEESGKE, from the coding sequence ATGGGTGTGAGAAATGGTTGGATAGATCATTTTTTTAATGATAGATGGCGTTATGTTCGTTTGTTGCGGCAGTCTGAGTACAATCATAATATTGGTTGTTTCTTTTTGATTCGTATTTTTGTTGAAATCCGCCGCAGAAGATTAGGGCGGTTGCTGGGCTACTCCATCCCCTTGAATGCGTTCGGGCCCGGTTTGGCATTGCCGCATCGTGGAGATATTGTAGTAAATAGCTATGCGCGGATTGGTCCTAATTGTCGCATTCATATTGGTACTAATATCGGCACTCAAATAGGTACATTGGATGATGTTCCGGTAATAGGGCGTAATTGTTATATTGGTCCCGGTGCCAAGCTTTATGGAAAAATTGTTATTGGCGATAATGTTATTATTGGTGCAAATGCAGTTGTTAATAAAAGCTTTCCAGAGGGGAATTGCACGATTGCAGGTATTCCGGCTCGTGTCATATCTGAAAAATCAACGGTGGGTTTGTTTAGCTGTGGTTATGAAGAGTCCGGAAAGGAATGA
- a CDS encoding endo-1,4-beta-xylanase, with amino-acid sequence MKRLLVCGWFVWMSVMSSAAFSNNIFFFGQHVFYPDSYSAISSFAFDGIRIWGNPKTLWRDVEPRQDVYDFSVLDQHVRLAETRGMNVMYTLGQTPVWASARPTELGSFGLGAAAEPVRMSDWSAYVGTVARRYRGRITAYEVMNEPRIGEAIKMYSPGFFSGSTAQLVRMTELAAQAIHAADPQALVVCPAMDGSDLGIKRLDYFLSQGGGRSCDVIGFHFYLKTGSINEFTSLLSQIRQMLVRYKLQDKPVWNTEMGVLVGSSGNQVRAGAVGSALDKVYSDDEAASLMLKVQVASSNGGVARTYWFAHDSSSMGSTLPNKKAGQLNGLGEAYANAKIWFSKGRKVRGCSLSDSQANCAVYEGNYLVGRVVWGIPLVPVEWLTANPMLGKVHLLNGQTINMSSSRTETLSALTRNFADPVFISID; translated from the coding sequence ATGAAACGTTTGCTGGTGTGCGGCTGGTTTGTTTGGATGTCGGTAATGTCGTCTGCGGCATTTTCCAACAATATATTTTTCTTTGGCCAGCATGTTTTTTACCCGGATTCCTATTCGGCAATCTCCAGTTTTGCCTTTGATGGCATCCGTATCTGGGGCAATCCCAAGACGTTGTGGCGCGACGTGGAGCCACGGCAGGATGTTTATGATTTTTCAGTGCTGGACCAGCATGTGCGTCTGGCTGAAACCCGTGGCATGAACGTGATGTATACCCTGGGCCAGACCCCGGTCTGGGCCAGTGCACGTCCGACAGAGCTGGGCAGTTTCGGTCTGGGGGCAGCTGCCGAGCCGGTACGGATGAGCGACTGGTCCGCTTATGTCGGCACGGTGGCAAGACGCTACCGGGGCCGGATTACTGCCTACGAGGTAATGAACGAGCCGCGTATCGGTGAGGCGATAAAGATGTATTCGCCCGGTTTCTTTTCTGGCAGTACCGCACAATTGGTCCGCATGACCGAGCTGGCGGCGCAGGCCATTCATGCGGCCGACCCGCAGGCCCTGGTGGTGTGTCCGGCCATGGATGGCTCTGACCTTGGTATCAAGCGCCTGGATTATTTCCTGTCACAGGGCGGGGGCCGCAGTTGCGATGTGATTGGCTTCCACTTTTATCTGAAAACCGGCTCCATCAACGAGTTCACCTCCTTGTTGTCGCAAATCCGCCAGATGCTGGTGCGCTATAAGCTGCAGGACAAGCCGGTATGGAATACCGAGATGGGCGTGCTGGTGGGTTCCTCCGGCAATCAGGTGCGGGCGGGTGCTGTTGGAAGCGCGCTGGACAAGGTGTACAGCGATGACGAAGCGGCCAGCCTGATGTTGAAAGTGCAGGTGGCATCCAGCAATGGCGGGGTGGCACGTACTTACTGGTTTGCCCATGATTCTTCGTCTATGGGCAGTACCTTGCCCAACAAGAAGGCTGGCCAGCTCAATGGCCTGGGCGAAGCCTATGCCAATGCCAAGATCTGGTTTTCCAAGGGGCGGAAGGTACGTGGCTGCTCCTTGTCAGACAGCCAGGCCAATTGTGCGGTCTACGAGGGAAATTACCTGGTGGGCCGCGTGGTGTGGGGTATTCCGCTGGTGCCGGTTGAATGGCTGACGGCCAACCCCATGCTGGGGAAAGTCCATTTGTTGAATGGCCAGACAATCAATATGAGTTCCAGCAGAACCGAGACGCTGAGTGCCTTGACACGCAATTTTGCTGACCCAGTGTTTATCAGCATTGACTGA